A single Pedobacter sp. PACM 27299 DNA region contains:
- a CDS encoding MFS transporter has product MKIKGLRWYIIALIALATVINYIDRSAINILWPYIYKDFGITDEDNKNALALITTFFMIAYALGQTFTGKMMDALGTRLGMTISILSWSVSIALHAFARTLFSFNIFRFMLGFSEAGNWPGATKSNAEWFPVKERAIAQGIFGAGAAMGSVISAPIIALLYIAFGWKTTFVLIGALGLIWVIPWWFINKATPDKHSWITEKERVYILDEDSNAAAATDLAPVLTWKELLKFRNTWGILMGRFFIDPVWWLFVTWLPTFLKEQFMFDIKQIGAFTWLPYLFAAVGSLMGGYYSSWRIKRGVNAVKARKDAIAIGCAIMISALIAIVYFLATLKENPTLAMLLIGATLFGFQFLIGNIQTLPSDYFHGKNVGTVAGMGGTAAVAGTLLTTWAVPIITKTSYESFFVLAAVLVPITWICIKYITSKKIIIS; this is encoded by the coding sequence ATGAAGATCAAAGGATTAAGATGGTACATTATAGCGCTGATTGCCCTTGCAACGGTAATCAATTACATCGATAGAAGTGCCATTAATATTTTATGGCCTTACATCTATAAAGACTTCGGAATTACCGATGAAGACAATAAAAATGCACTCGCATTAATCACTACTTTTTTCATGATTGCGTATGCACTTGGGCAAACGTTTACGGGAAAAATGATGGATGCGCTGGGCACAAGGTTAGGAATGACCATTTCTATCCTGAGCTGGAGTGTTTCCATTGCTTTACATGCTTTTGCCAGAACCCTGTTTTCCTTCAACATCTTCCGCTTTATGCTGGGATTTAGTGAAGCTGGAAACTGGCCTGGGGCTACAAAAAGTAATGCAGAATGGTTTCCGGTTAAAGAGCGTGCAATTGCACAGGGGATTTTTGGTGCGGGAGCGGCCATGGGATCCGTGATCTCTGCACCGATTATCGCCCTGCTCTATATCGCTTTCGGATGGAAAACCACTTTCGTACTGATTGGCGCATTGGGTTTGATTTGGGTGATTCCATGGTGGTTTATCAACAAAGCCACCCCGGATAAGCACAGTTGGATCACAGAGAAAGAAAGGGTATATATCCTGGATGAAGACAGCAATGCTGCAGCAGCAACTGACCTCGCTCCTGTACTAACCTGGAAAGAATTATTGAAGTTCAGGAATACCTGGGGCATCCTGATGGGCAGGTTTTTCATTGACCCGGTCTGGTGGCTTTTTGTCACCTGGCTGCCGACCTTCTTAAAGGAGCAGTTTATGTTTGACATCAAGCAGATCGGTGCCTTTACCTGGCTGCCTTATTTATTCGCGGCAGTAGGCAGTTTAATGGGTGGTTATTATTCTTCATGGCGCATTAAAAGAGGTGTGAACGCAGTAAAAGCCAGAAAAGATGCCATTGCCATCGGCTGTGCCATTATGATCAGTGCATTGATTGCCATCGTCTATTTCCTGGCTACCCTCAAAGAAAACCCAACGCTGGCCATGCTGCTGATCGGTGCTACCCTATTCGGATTTCAATTTCTGATCGGCAATATCCAAACCCTGCCCAGCGATTATTTCCATGGAAAGAATGTGGGCACAGTAGCTGGAATGGGCGGAACAGCAGCCGTTGCCGGTACTTTATTAACCACATGGGCAGTACCCATTATTACAAAAACAAGCTATGAATCCTTCTTTGTACTGGCCGCTGTACTCGTGCCAATTACCTGGATTTGTATTAAATACATCACCTCAAAAAAAATAATCATTTCATAA
- a CDS encoding alpha/beta hydrolase produces the protein MKAIFILCGLLCLNFKGYSQEIELKKVQYPNGFTEQLNVVYTKVGDWEGKLDLYLPDMSKAPSPVVINVHGGGWNKGTKESQTGFSRFFKNGYAVANIEYRLTGVATAPAAIEDTRCALIYIINNAKKLNIDPNKIVIMGGSAGGHLALMAGLLENNPVFDTNCKSATPVKVAAIIDKYGITDVWDWAYGPIKTSKSATSWLGAKAKDDAFTKSVSPLYQVKKTSPPTFIVHGDADPTVPYQQSIALKEQFDKMGVKSELVIVKDGLHGKFPKEDNSMVDTKIMAFLKSLGL, from the coding sequence ATGAAAGCAATATTCATATTATGTGGACTACTATGCCTAAATTTCAAGGGCTATTCGCAAGAAATTGAGCTTAAAAAAGTTCAATATCCTAATGGATTTACGGAACAGCTAAATGTCGTTTATACCAAAGTTGGCGATTGGGAAGGCAAACTGGATCTTTATTTACCGGACATGAGCAAAGCCCCTAGCCCAGTGGTGATCAACGTACACGGTGGTGGCTGGAATAAAGGCACTAAAGAATCTCAAACTGGTTTTAGCCGCTTCTTCAAAAATGGCTATGCAGTGGCCAATATTGAATATCGCCTTACTGGGGTTGCTACTGCTCCGGCAGCTATTGAAGACACCAGATGTGCCTTAATTTACATCATCAACAATGCGAAAAAGCTAAACATCGATCCGAATAAGATCGTCATTATGGGCGGTTCCGCTGGTGGTCACCTGGCTTTAATGGCTGGACTTTTAGAAAACAACCCTGTATTTGACACCAATTGTAAATCGGCAACACCGGTAAAGGTAGCCGCCATTATTGACAAATACGGAATTACTGATGTCTGGGATTGGGCTTATGGACCGATTAAAACCAGTAAATCGGCCACAAGCTGGTTGGGCGCAAAAGCTAAAGATGATGCTTTTACCAAATCAGTATCCCCTTTATACCAGGTTAAAAAAACCAGTCCACCCACCTTTATTGTACATGGTGATGCAGATCCTACTGTCCCTTATCAGCAATCCATTGCTTTAAAAGAACAGTTTGACAAAATGGGCGTAAAAAGTGAATTGGTTATCGTAAAAGACGGTCTGCATGGCAAGTTTCCTAAAGAAGACAACAGCATGGTCGATACAAAAATAATGGCCTTCCTGAAGAGCTTAGGACTTTAA
- a CDS encoding cupin domain-containing protein: protein MIQSNLFQIEEETTWEDLGNGVTRKVYGYDDRIMLVKARFEAGAVGVLHEHHHTQVTYVDSGVFEMTIGDNVRIIRKGDGYYVPPHEIHGCTCIEPGILIDVFSPHREDFLK, encoded by the coding sequence ATGATACAAAGTAATTTATTTCAGATTGAAGAAGAAACCACCTGGGAGGACCTGGGGAATGGTGTGACCAGGAAAGTTTATGGTTACGATGACAGAATCATGCTGGTAAAGGCAAGATTTGAAGCAGGGGCCGTTGGGGTTTTACATGAACATCACCATACACAGGTCACTTATGTAGACAGCGGTGTTTTCGAAATGACCATTGGTGATAATGTACGCATCATCAGAAAAGGTGATGGATACTATGTACCTCCTCATGAAATACATGGATGTACCTGTATTGAACCAGGAATATTAATAGATGTTTTCAGCCCACATCGCGAAGACTTTCTGAAATAA
- a CDS encoding heparinase II/III domain-containing protein, giving the protein MMTKGNVPAIRKGVSTYPILKSSYAVAKTDADLALSQPIVVPTPADAGGGYTHEQHKKNYTHILNCGIAYQISAEKKYADYISNILLKYAEAYEKWPLHPKRKEGHQGGKIFWQSLNDFVWQVYTIQGYDLAYDAISAKDRGTIEKHLFKPMMTFFTVDCKETFDKIHNHGTWDIAAVGMTGYVLNLPEYVQMAIKGSKKDGKTGYLAQVDQLFSPDGYYTEGPYYQRYALLPFVIFAKAINNYQPELRIFEYRNQLLAKAIQTSLQLTYTNGVFFPINDAIKDKTYESAELVYGVDIAYADIKAQPELLDIVQKQGQVVVSDAGLKIAAALQENKTKPFVYQSQWIGDGANGQDGGLGILRYGKNSDQQCLLLKAASQGMGHGHFDRLNILYYDNNVEVFPDYGAARFMNIEAKKGGDYLPENKTWAKQTIAHNTMVVDQTSNFKGDWQQAQEHPAVKLFFNDQKNQQVVSAMEENAYQGVNMKRTSALIKVPALSKPLLLDIFQALSSKPHQYDLPFWYKGNLIDASFKINAYTNNLKALGSKYGYEHIWLNAEQNVPETGGYISILNNKRFYTTHFATDSPIQVKLISLGANDPEMNLVESKAFLLSQKQASNQVFFTITEAHGQTNPVSETTVGAKSVVSDLMVNSADAQKVVVSFKVKGKVYHYQINYQDKDNYIQLTNADDTK; this is encoded by the coding sequence ATGATGACCAAAGGAAATGTACCTGCGATCAGGAAAGGTGTTTCGACCTATCCCATTTTAAAAAGCTCCTATGCAGTCGCTAAAACAGACGCTGATCTGGCCTTAAGTCAGCCAATCGTAGTCCCTACTCCCGCAGATGCCGGAGGAGGTTACACACACGAACAGCATAAAAAGAACTATACCCACATCTTAAATTGCGGAATCGCCTACCAAATTTCTGCGGAGAAAAAATATGCGGATTACATCAGCAATATCTTACTGAAATACGCAGAAGCGTATGAGAAATGGCCGCTCCACCCTAAACGTAAAGAAGGACACCAGGGTGGCAAAATATTCTGGCAGAGTTTAAATGATTTTGTCTGGCAGGTGTACACCATTCAAGGCTATGACCTTGCTTATGATGCAATTTCTGCGAAAGACAGGGGAACAATCGAAAAACATCTTTTTAAACCGATGATGACGTTTTTCACCGTCGATTGTAAAGAGACTTTTGATAAAATCCACAACCATGGCACCTGGGATATTGCTGCTGTGGGGATGACAGGATATGTTTTGAATCTCCCTGAATACGTTCAAATGGCAATTAAGGGATCTAAAAAAGACGGTAAAACTGGTTATTTAGCACAAGTAGATCAATTGTTTTCTCCAGATGGCTACTATACTGAAGGGCCTTATTACCAACGATATGCACTATTGCCATTTGTTATTTTTGCAAAGGCGATCAACAACTACCAACCAGAACTCCGAATCTTTGAATACCGCAATCAGCTGCTCGCAAAAGCAATTCAGACTTCACTGCAGCTCACCTATACCAATGGCGTCTTCTTTCCAATTAATGATGCCATTAAAGACAAAACTTATGAATCAGCAGAATTGGTTTACGGGGTGGATATTGCTTACGCTGACATTAAAGCGCAGCCTGAATTACTCGACATCGTTCAAAAACAAGGTCAGGTGGTCGTTTCAGATGCAGGTTTGAAAATAGCCGCAGCCCTGCAGGAGAATAAAACAAAACCTTTTGTTTATCAATCCCAATGGATTGGCGATGGCGCGAATGGACAGGATGGAGGTTTAGGAATCTTAAGGTATGGTAAAAACAGCGACCAGCAGTGTTTATTACTAAAAGCAGCTTCCCAGGGAATGGGACATGGACATTTTGACCGCTTAAACATTTTATACTACGACAATAACGTGGAGGTTTTCCCTGATTATGGTGCCGCACGTTTCATGAATATTGAAGCTAAAAAAGGTGGAGATTACCTTCCTGAGAACAAAACCTGGGCAAAACAAACCATTGCGCACAATACAATGGTAGTAGATCAGACTTCTAATTTCAAAGGAGACTGGCAGCAAGCACAGGAACATCCAGCGGTTAAACTTTTCTTTAATGATCAAAAAAACCAGCAGGTGGTCAGTGCAATGGAAGAAAACGCCTACCAGGGAGTCAACATGAAACGAACTTCAGCGCTGATCAAGGTACCGGCATTATCGAAACCACTGTTACTGGATATTTTCCAGGCCTTATCTTCAAAACCTCATCAATATGACCTTCCATTTTGGTACAAAGGGAATTTAATCGATGCTTCTTTTAAAATCAATGCCTATACCAACAATTTAAAAGCGCTGGGCAGCAAATATGGCTACGAGCATATCTGGCTGAATGCGGAACAAAATGTACCTGAAACTGGCGGATATATTAGCATACTCAACAACAAACGTTTTTACACCACACATTTTGCCACAGACTCCCCTATTCAGGTAAAACTGATCTCTCTGGGGGCCAATGATCCGGAGATGAATCTGGTAGAAAGCAAAGCATTTTTGCTTTCTCAAAAACAAGCCAGCAATCAAGTATTCTTTACCATCACCGAAGCGCATGGACAAACAAATCCAGTCAGCGAAACTACAGTCGGCGCTAAGAGTGTGGTCAGCGACTTGATGGTTAACAGCGCCGATGCGCAAAAAGTAGTGGTTTCATTTAAAGTTAAAGGGAAGGTTTATCACTATCAGATCAACTACCAGGATAAGGACAATTATATACAACTAACAAATGCAGATGATACAAAGTAA
- a CDS encoding FadR/GntR family transcriptional regulator, translating to MKAFIETIKSIEIESPVDKIIGQLKLLITSGQLQPGDRLPAERMLAEKFGVGRSYVREAILKLEFYGLLRTNPQSGTYVSGLSIKVLDNIITDIIKFNKDDFNALLEARYYLELDAVKLAAERRTEQDLISLKEAMIDYESKIDSGQNAVEEDMIFHIKIARATKNPVIESMILILIPDLIKNIVENKICGENRGIQAKNEHRLIFKAIEDQDIDAAENAIAAHLDDMFQISRAGFAAQKLIQKI from the coding sequence ATGAAAGCTTTTATTGAAACGATTAAATCAATCGAGATAGAATCACCTGTGGACAAAATTATTGGCCAGCTGAAACTTCTGATTACTTCCGGACAATTACAACCTGGCGACAGGCTACCTGCTGAACGAATGCTTGCTGAAAAATTTGGCGTAGGCAGAAGCTATGTAAGAGAAGCCATCTTAAAACTTGAGTTCTATGGTTTATTACGCACTAACCCTCAAAGTGGCACCTATGTATCTGGATTAAGTATCAAAGTATTGGACAATATCATTACTGATATTATAAAATTCAATAAAGATGATTTTAATGCCCTACTCGAAGCCCGCTATTATTTAGAACTTGATGCAGTCAAACTGGCTGCCGAAAGAAGAACAGAACAAGACCTGATCAGTCTAAAAGAAGCCATGATCGATTATGAATCTAAAATCGACAGCGGGCAGAATGCCGTTGAAGAAGACATGATCTTCCACATTAAAATTGCAAGGGCCACTAAAAACCCGGTCATAGAATCTATGATTCTGATCCTTATCCCAGACCTCATTAAAAACATAGTAGAAAATAAGATATGCGGTGAAAATCGTGGCATTCAGGCAAAAAATGAGCACCGCTTAATTTTTAAAGCCATCGAAGACCAGGATATTGATGCTGCAGAAAATGCGATTGCGGCACATCTTGACGATATGTTCCAGATCAGCAGAGCAGGATTTGCTGCGCAAAAACTAATTCAGAAAATTTAA
- a CDS encoding heparin lyase I family protein has product MKLNLSLLTLIAFCYLSLACKKNIAQTPPIKKEATAILNPGVTLTADGKTETYALINKVFGGTGDVVEVPDCGHAAFGKHIRQVFDKDLNAYVFVFFLHVTPDNDRCTPKTDRQRIEIKTYDKSPDSLIAALNNTFTYKWKMKLDKDFQASPSFSHLHQIKPGDGDADMPIITLTARNKKAGNKLEIIHNGGGNDQSSLGKLHEVSLKDFEGQWVEFTETVLFSEHGSYEIKATRLTDQQELLHFKKEDLNLWRQGTSFCRPKWGLYRSLNDKSYLRDEEIRFNDFSIQKVGK; this is encoded by the coding sequence ATGAAATTGAACTTATCCCTCCTGACCCTCATCGCATTTTGCTACCTGAGTCTGGCTTGTAAAAAGAACATCGCACAAACTCCGCCGATAAAAAAAGAAGCTACAGCCATTTTAAATCCAGGTGTGACCTTAACTGCTGATGGTAAAACAGAAACCTATGCTTTGATCAATAAAGTTTTTGGAGGTACTGGTGATGTGGTTGAAGTTCCAGACTGCGGCCATGCGGCTTTCGGAAAACACATCCGACAAGTTTTTGACAAAGACCTCAATGCTTACGTATTTGTTTTTTTTCTCCATGTGACTCCAGATAACGACCGCTGCACCCCAAAAACGGACCGTCAGCGCATAGAGATCAAAACCTATGATAAATCACCGGATTCTCTGATTGCTGCATTGAACAATACCTTTACTTATAAATGGAAAATGAAACTGGATAAAGATTTTCAAGCCTCCCCTTCATTTTCTCACCTGCACCAAATTAAACCAGGCGATGGCGATGCAGACATGCCCATCATCACCCTGACGGCCAGAAATAAAAAAGCAGGCAATAAACTGGAGATCATTCACAATGGCGGTGGCAATGACCAAAGCAGTCTGGGAAAATTACACGAAGTATCCCTTAAAGATTTCGAAGGGCAATGGGTTGAATTTACAGAGACAGTCCTGTTTTCTGAACATGGCAGTTATGAGATTAAGGCCACCCGCCTTACTGACCAGCAGGAATTGCTTCATTTTAAAAAAGAAGACCTGAACCTTTGGCGCCAGGGAACCAGTTTCTGCAGACCTAAATGGGGCTTATACAGGAGCTTAAATGATAAAAGCTATTTAAGAGATGAGGAAATCCGGTTCAATGATTTCAGCATTCAAAAGGTAGGGAAATAA
- a CDS encoding linear amide C-N hydrolase, which translates to MKYLFSFVFVAFLFIQKEALACTRVVYKGPNGMVLTARSMDWKDEISANLWVFPRGIARTGEVGPQSLKWTSKYGSVISSAWDIATVDGLNEKGLVANVLWLVESSYPKFEPEGKKKGISISAWAQYVLDNFGSVKEAVTALKDEPFVVVSDYVPGTKKFTTLHLSISDAAGDNAIFEYINGKLVIHHDAAYTVMTNSPIFDEQLALDKYWAGIPGTIMLPGTNRAADRFVRASYYIKAIPQTEDVRVAVASVFSVIRNCSVPFGISSETEPNISSTRWRSVADQKNKVYYFENVLTPGTFWVDLNKFDLKEGAKSMKLTLSKGVALNGLSNPDFKAAEPFKFLGI; encoded by the coding sequence ATGAAGTATCTTTTCTCTTTTGTTTTTGTAGCATTTCTTTTTATTCAAAAAGAAGCTTTAGCTTGTACACGTGTGGTGTACAAAGGTCCGAATGGAATGGTGCTCACTGCACGAAGTATGGATTGGAAAGATGAAATCTCTGCCAACTTATGGGTATTTCCCAGAGGAATTGCCCGGACTGGAGAGGTTGGTCCGCAATCTTTAAAATGGACTTCCAAGTATGGCAGCGTCATTTCCAGCGCCTGGGACATTGCCACAGTAGATGGGTTAAATGAAAAAGGACTGGTCGCCAATGTATTGTGGCTGGTAGAGTCCAGTTATCCAAAATTTGAACCTGAAGGTAAAAAGAAAGGGATCAGTATTTCGGCCTGGGCACAATATGTATTAGATAATTTTGGTAGTGTAAAAGAAGCGGTAACGGCATTAAAGGATGAACCTTTTGTGGTGGTCAGCGATTATGTACCTGGGACCAAAAAATTCACTACGCTTCATTTGTCTATTTCTGATGCTGCTGGTGATAATGCCATATTTGAATACATCAATGGAAAATTAGTGATTCATCATGATGCTGCTTATACGGTGATGACCAATTCGCCGATATTCGATGAGCAGCTTGCTTTAGATAAGTATTGGGCGGGTATTCCTGGAACAATTATGTTGCCGGGCACCAACCGTGCTGCTGATCGTTTCGTAAGAGCTTCTTATTATATCAAAGCAATTCCACAAACGGAGGATGTCAGGGTTGCTGTGGCGAGTGTATTTAGTGTGATCCGCAATTGTTCTGTTCCATTTGGCATCAGCTCAGAAACGGAACCGAATATTTCTTCCACCCGATGGAGATCTGTAGCAGATCAAAAGAACAAAGTCTATTATTTTGAAAATGTACTGACCCCTGGAACTTTTTGGGTAGACCTTAATAAATTTGATTTAAAGGAAGGAGCGAAATCTATGAAGTTGACCTTGAGTAAAGGAGTAGCTTTAAATGGATTATCAAATCCGGATTTTAAAGCGGCAGAACCTTTTAAATTTTTAGGGATTTAA